A single region of the Elizabethkingia sp. JS20170427COW genome encodes:
- a CDS encoding MoxR family ATPase, with amino-acid sequence MSEYNQAEDLKILMEKVKEQNYYFSLLKSEINKVIIGQEYMIDRLLIGLLGNGHVLLEGVPGLAKTLAIKTLSDAVKGQYSRIQFTPDLLPADVVGTMIYSVKDNDFSIKKGPVFANFVLADEINRAPAKVQSALLEVMQEKQVTIGDTTMKLPKPFLVLATQNPIDQEGTYLLPEAQSDRFMMKCQIQYPSFEDERKVMRMVATGDIPEIAPIISLEQIVEAKEIINKIYVDEKIEKYILDMVFATRFPEKYGLSELKNYISFGASPRASINLAIASRAIAFIKGRAFVIPEDVKAICKDVLRHRIGLTFEAEAEELTSDHIIDKVLMKIQAP; translated from the coding sequence ATGTCAGAATACAATCAGGCTGAAGATTTAAAAATCTTGATGGAGAAGGTAAAAGAACAGAATTATTATTTTTCTCTATTAAAGTCGGAAATCAATAAGGTAATTATTGGACAAGAGTACATGATTGATCGTTTGCTTATCGGTCTTTTAGGAAATGGACACGTTCTATTGGAGGGAGTGCCAGGGCTGGCAAAAACTTTGGCGATAAAAACGCTTTCCGATGCTGTAAAAGGACAATATTCTAGGATACAATTCACTCCAGATTTATTACCAGCAGATGTGGTGGGAACCATGATTTATAGCGTGAAGGATAACGATTTCAGTATAAAAAAAGGACCTGTATTTGCTAATTTTGTTTTAGCGGATGAGATTAACAGAGCGCCTGCTAAAGTACAATCGGCACTGTTGGAGGTAATGCAAGAAAAGCAAGTGACGATTGGGGATACTACCATGAAGCTTCCTAAACCATTTCTTGTATTGGCAACCCAAAACCCTATAGATCAAGAAGGTACTTACTTGCTTCCTGAAGCGCAGTCGGATCGTTTTATGATGAAATGCCAAATCCAATATCCTAGTTTTGAAGACGAAAGAAAAGTGATGAGGATGGTGGCTACGGGAGATATTCCTGAGATTGCCCCAATTATTTCTTTAGAGCAAATTGTAGAAGCTAAGGAAATCATTAACAAGATTTATGTTGATGAAAAAATTGAAAAATACATCTTGGACATGGTGTTTGCCACCCGTTTCCCTGAGAAATATGGATTGTCAGAACTGAAAAACTATATCAGCTTTGGGGCCTCACCAAGAGCTTCTATCAACCTAGCAATCGCTTCTCGCGCTATAGCATTTATCAAAGGAAGGGCTTTCGTTATTCCTGAAGATGTAAAAGCAATTTGCAAAGATGTTTTAAGACATAGGATAGGATTAACTTTTGAGGCAGAAGCAGAAGAGTTAACATCAGACCACATCATCGATAAAGTATTAATGAAAATCCAAGCTCCGTAA
- a CDS encoding DUF58 domain-containing protein: MDVKDIVKKVKQIEIRTKRSTDSALMGQYQSTFKGQGMTFSEVRQYQFGDDIRRIDWNKTARFREPYVKVMEEEREHTVMLMVDISASMDYGTQQAIKREYIAEICATIGFSAVGNNDKVGLILFADKVYKVIPPKKGRSHVLAIVSSILKADYQPSVTDLDGAMEYLMKAFRKKSFVFMFSDFHDEFELKNLRVVGNKHQLLGLGVYDEKDLEIPNVGYLLVRDAETGKKIWVNTSNPRWRYTFAEAQKQKLKKIEEAFEQSKAFFLKLNSGQEYIKPLYNYFQTQ; this comes from the coding sequence ATGGATGTAAAAGATATTGTAAAAAAAGTAAAACAGATAGAAATCCGAACCAAACGAAGTACGGATTCCGCTCTTATGGGACAATACCAAAGTACTTTTAAAGGGCAAGGGATGACGTTTTCTGAAGTGAGACAGTATCAGTTTGGGGATGATATTCGAAGAATAGATTGGAATAAAACTGCCCGCTTCCGAGAACCTTATGTAAAGGTGATGGAAGAGGAAAGGGAGCATACGGTAATGTTGATGGTGGATATTTCTGCTTCTATGGATTATGGTACTCAACAAGCTATAAAACGAGAATACATCGCTGAGATTTGTGCAACTATAGGTTTTTCAGCAGTCGGAAATAACGATAAAGTAGGACTGATTTTATTTGCGGATAAAGTGTACAAGGTAATTCCTCCTAAAAAAGGGAGATCCCATGTGTTGGCTATTGTAAGCAGCATATTGAAGGCAGATTATCAACCTTCGGTAACCGATTTAGACGGTGCTATGGAATATCTGATGAAAGCTTTCCGAAAAAAGAGCTTTGTGTTTATGTTTTCAGATTTTCATGATGAATTTGAATTGAAAAACCTGAGGGTGGTAGGCAATAAACACCAGCTGTTAGGACTGGGAGTGTATGATGAAAAAGATTTGGAAATCCCAAATGTGGGCTACCTCTTGGTTAGAGATGCCGAAACGGGAAAGAAAATATGGGTTAATACCTCCAATCCTAGATGGCGCTACACCTTTGCCGAGGCACAGAAACAAAAATTAAAAAAAATAGAAGAAGCATTTGAGCAGAGTAAAGCTTTTTTCTTAAAACTCAATTCGGGGCAAGAGTACATCAAGCCCTTGTATAATTATTTTCAGACACAATAG
- a CDS encoding BatD family protein, giving the protein MKKIFLFGFLLLSFMFWGQTLSSELSKQQLSLGEPAEFKINITNITGLDVVAAPRKELLPFHFEVLSDSIQKTPNLYSRKIKFQIFEEGKFKIPALDIKVGDQVLRTIPYEIEVRNSAQKGDKINDILNNKQVDLGIAEYWDLYKFYVIAALAVIGIIALIIMWLKWGRVKKDSPKFESNITLKELDQLKAKKYIEKNDFRSFYVELIDITRNFLSNQYQFPAKELLTEDLLAYMKSQNKISEANEKILAPIFERGDLAKFAKIIPTTQEMETDFNNLRNFVKVSYKDIEFENLRKHV; this is encoded by the coding sequence ATGAAAAAAATATTTTTATTCGGATTTCTTTTGTTAAGTTTTATGTTTTGGGGACAGACTCTTTCGTCGGAGCTCTCCAAGCAACAACTTTCTCTGGGAGAGCCTGCCGAATTTAAAATTAATATCACCAATATTACGGGGTTGGATGTGGTAGCAGCTCCTAGAAAGGAGCTTTTGCCCTTCCATTTCGAAGTGCTTAGCGATAGCATTCAGAAAACGCCAAACTTGTATTCGAGAAAGATAAAATTTCAAATCTTTGAGGAAGGGAAATTTAAAATTCCAGCTTTAGATATCAAGGTAGGCGACCAAGTGTTGCGTACCATTCCTTATGAAATAGAGGTGAGAAATTCAGCACAAAAAGGTGATAAAATTAACGATATACTCAATAACAAGCAAGTAGATCTAGGCATTGCTGAGTATTGGGATTTGTATAAATTCTATGTAATAGCAGCTTTAGCAGTTATAGGAATTATTGCACTTATCATCATGTGGTTGAAGTGGGGAAGAGTGAAAAAAGATTCTCCGAAATTTGAAAGCAATATTACCCTGAAAGAACTGGATCAGCTAAAAGCTAAAAAGTATATTGAGAAAAATGACTTTAGAAGTTTTTATGTGGAGCTTATCGATATTACCAGAAACTTTTTGTCCAACCAATATCAATTTCCAGCAAAAGAGCTGTTAACAGAAGATTTGTTAGCCTATATGAAGTCTCAGAATAAAATTTCAGAAGCTAATGAAAAAATTTTAGCTCCTATTTTTGAAAGGGGAGATTTGGCTAAATTTGCAAAAATTATCCCGACCACTCAGGAGATGGAAACAGATTTTAATAATTTGAGAAACTTTGTAAAAGTATCTTATAAGGATATAGAATTCGAAAACCTAAGGAAACATGTTTAA
- a CDS encoding VWA domain-containing protein: MFNLIFGNNFEFQNPWFLLLFLIFLPLLFLDLKPKKNSGVTVPTSTGMEAISGMGLLFFVLKITKYIILGSLIIAMARPRTFAISEEQNEGKGIDIMLSVDVSFSMLAKDLEPDRLRALQKIARNFIDTRVGDRVGLVTYAGEGFLKVPLTTDYEVLKQQISMLNPAELAGGTAIGDGLAVAVNHLKDSKAKSKVIILMTDGVQTIKNSLEPEIVASLAANNHIKVYTIGIGSNGYALTPTSIDFFGDLVYTEQKVEIDEIALREIAQETGGRYFRATSNQSLQAIYDEINQLEKSDIKNSKIYNYTEYFRTFLWIALLVLLLDATLRWFTFKILS, translated from the coding sequence ATGTTTAATTTGATTTTTGGGAATAATTTCGAATTTCAAAATCCATGGTTTTTACTATTATTCCTTATTTTTTTACCATTACTTTTTTTAGATTTAAAACCTAAAAAAAACTCAGGAGTTACCGTACCTACATCCACGGGTATGGAAGCAATTTCTGGTATGGGGCTACTTTTCTTTGTTTTGAAGATAACGAAGTATATCATCCTAGGGAGTTTAATCATTGCAATGGCTAGACCTAGGACTTTTGCCATTTCCGAAGAACAAAATGAAGGAAAAGGGATTGATATCATGCTTTCCGTAGATGTTTCTTTTAGTATGTTGGCAAAAGATCTAGAACCTGATAGATTGAGAGCATTACAAAAAATAGCTAGAAATTTTATCGACACCAGGGTAGGAGATCGCGTAGGGTTGGTAACTTATGCAGGAGAAGGATTTTTAAAAGTGCCTCTTACTACGGATTATGAAGTGCTGAAACAACAGATAAGCATGCTAAACCCCGCAGAATTAGCAGGAGGAACAGCCATAGGAGATGGGTTAGCCGTAGCGGTAAACCACCTAAAAGATAGTAAAGCAAAAAGCAAAGTTATTATCTTGATGACAGATGGGGTACAGACGATAAAAAATAGTTTGGAGCCAGAAATTGTAGCAAGTTTAGCCGCAAACAACCATATTAAGGTATATACTATAGGGATAGGCAGTAATGGATATGCTCTTACTCCTACCAGTATAGACTTTTTTGGAGATTTGGTGTACACTGAGCAGAAAGTAGAAATTGATGAAATTGCACTTCGTGAAATCGCACAGGAAACGGGAGGAAGATATTTTCGTGCTACCTCTAATCAAAGTCTTCAGGCGATTTATGATGAAATCAATCAATTAGAAAAGTCGGATATTAAAAATTCTAAAATCTATAATTATACCGAGTATTTTAGGACCTTCTTATGGATCGCTTTATTAGTATTATTGTTGGATGCCACTTTGAGATGGTTTACATTTAAAATTTTATCATGA
- a CDS encoding VWA domain-containing protein: MDWSFEDYRYLFLFLLIPLLSFLILHFLKWRNKKRLLFADKGFQDFFFLQNSRYTYVFTILYIAAFVFLFLAFANLISGKEEIEVKQKLSNVVFVMDVSNSMNAEDVAPSRLEREKQIVLKSLKNMSNERVGVVVFAGSAVSIMPLTTDYSAIESYIAGIETSIIGQQGTDFLEAMKQAVRMYYNSSKEGRSVVLISDGEDNEGNVSPAIGLAKSNHVKIISVGIGTEQGAPVPDYTFGQLMGYKQDSFGETVISKRETQALVQMSNDTSGSYIDGNSEKASQEILQALSKIKTSTEVKTNSQSSVYYYQWFLGISLLLFFIIYLTNPKRDFNI; encoded by the coding sequence ATGGATTGGTCATTTGAGGATTATCGATATTTATTTCTTTTTTTATTAATTCCATTGTTGAGTTTTTTGATTCTTCACTTTTTGAAATGGAGAAATAAAAAGAGATTATTATTTGCTGATAAAGGATTCCAAGATTTTTTCTTTCTTCAGAATAGTAGATATACCTATGTGTTTACCATTCTTTATATTGCAGCATTCGTATTTTTATTTTTAGCATTTGCTAATCTCATTTCAGGGAAAGAGGAGATAGAGGTGAAACAGAAGCTATCCAACGTGGTTTTTGTAATGGACGTCTCCAATTCCATGAATGCAGAAGATGTTGCTCCCAGCCGATTGGAGCGAGAAAAGCAAATTGTTTTAAAATCTCTGAAGAACATGTCGAATGAGCGAGTAGGAGTGGTGGTGTTTGCAGGGAGTGCAGTTTCTATAATGCCTTTAACTACTGATTATTCAGCAATTGAAAGTTATATTGCGGGGATAGAAACCAGTATTATCGGCCAACAAGGAACCGATTTTTTAGAGGCAATGAAGCAGGCGGTGAGGATGTATTACAATTCTTCAAAAGAAGGAAGGAGCGTGGTCCTAATCTCCGATGGAGAGGATAATGAAGGAAACGTATCTCCCGCAATAGGATTAGCCAAATCCAACCATGTAAAGATTATTTCGGTGGGGATAGGTACCGAGCAAGGGGCTCCTGTGCCAGATTATACTTTTGGCCAACTTATGGGGTATAAACAAGATTCTTTTGGAGAAACTGTAATTTCTAAAAGAGAAACCCAAGCTTTGGTACAGATGTCCAACGATACTTCGGGAAGTTATATCGATGGAAATTCAGAAAAAGCTTCACAAGAAATCCTCCAAGCACTTTCTAAAATAAAAACCAGTACTGAAGTAAAAACCAATTCTCAGAGCTCAGTGTATTATTATCAGTGGTTTTTAGGGATTTCTCTACTTTTGTTTTTTATAATATATTTAACAAATCCTAAAAGAGATTTTAACATATAA
- a CDS encoding tetratricopeptide repeat protein, whose protein sequence is MTISFFYGQDYNSLIYKGNKSFENKKYEDASALYLKAIQQNPKDFTAHYNLGNALYKQKMYKEAEAEYQKAQQLSKNNNDKMASLYNQGNALMDQNKPQQAAEMYKKAMKLDPQNLALRHNYEVAKLKESQKNKNNSDQNQSSQDQQNSPNQQQQNNQPSDNKDQKQGGNAQQNKGKGKGDDNNKPNSQNQSKLPKEKEDDILRQIGEKEKNTARRILNQKANQSPITNEKDW, encoded by the coding sequence TTGACGATAAGTTTTTTTTATGGGCAAGACTATAATTCTTTAATTTATAAAGGGAATAAAAGTTTTGAAAATAAGAAATACGAAGATGCTTCGGCATTATACTTAAAAGCTATTCAGCAAAATCCTAAAGATTTTACCGCACATTACAACTTGGGAAATGCTTTGTACAAACAAAAAATGTATAAAGAAGCCGAAGCCGAATATCAAAAAGCTCAACAGTTGAGCAAGAATAATAATGATAAGATGGCCTCTCTCTACAACCAAGGGAACGCTCTTATGGATCAGAATAAGCCACAGCAGGCTGCAGAAATGTACAAAAAGGCAATGAAGCTAGATCCTCAAAATCTTGCTTTAAGACATAACTATGAAGTTGCAAAGTTGAAGGAGTCTCAGAAAAATAAAAATAATTCTGATCAAAATCAATCCTCTCAAGATCAGCAAAATTCTCCTAATCAACAGCAACAAAATAATCAACCTTCGGACAATAAAGATCAAAAACAAGGAGGTAACGCTCAACAAAATAAAGGAAAAGGCAAAGGCGATGATAACAATAAGCCGAATAGCCAAAACCAAAGCAAACTTCCTAAGGAAAAAGAAGATGATATCCTTAGACAAATAGGGGAAAAAGAAAAAAATACCGCACGTAGGATTCTGAATCAAAAAGCGAATCAGAGCCCTATAACAAATGAAAAAGATTGGTAA
- a CDS encoding BatD family protein: MKQWYFYILFFIFSLKLSAQVEMKSFIEERNIKIGQEVPIYAVCTSNQDFQIKLPPFDPNKLELVDFQTNKSTFINDNGTLDVRLEILVLVRPKVPGSIKLGSFLASQGSKIYKTDAFDISVRNERVADNRNPYRNNDIHIKSNLSRNNIYPDQGSFLVVTAHSRNVNSLNNIQEVQVPKMQGIATHQVSGINNEVHESDEDYYTKIAVYYVFPQHSGNFHIPPVTAKVAQGGNVSKVKSNPVDLHVKPLPEVTVPGFSNAVGQYKLEMGLKSQKDIELDKPINVVVKLSGVGNLRDVKLPSFTNETDFQTYKPKISYHLKPTKNGYKGEVLAEYVIVPKKQGNISLSLQDFSYFDPVSKDYVALKTQDISLLVQPKSEGDSGKTAVEKVVNNTADVLNKKINLPVIAQIDAQNNLASPQSDSVPIWLLILAFIFIAVFIYFVSKTVNSNKAKTPQGRHYSPHFKHEETVETVSETEEKIKEEQAFDMKINLDYLGKLAHEAQYDEFFVAYEELNQELEKHLQQKYSKNLSNYIEENFDYIFNQNFKNIKNKYQILKFSPFKEEDTLLDFYQEIILLYPKIVE, from the coding sequence ATGAAACAATGGTATTTCTATATTCTGTTTTTTATCTTCAGCCTGAAGCTTTCAGCTCAGGTGGAGATGAAGTCTTTTATAGAAGAGAGGAATATCAAGATTGGACAAGAAGTTCCTATCTACGCCGTATGTACATCCAATCAGGACTTTCAAATTAAACTTCCTCCCTTTGATCCTAATAAACTAGAATTGGTAGATTTCCAAACCAATAAATCAACTTTTATTAATGATAATGGTACTTTAGATGTACGTTTGGAGATACTCGTTTTGGTAAGGCCCAAAGTTCCGGGCTCTATAAAGTTGGGTAGTTTCTTGGCAAGTCAGGGATCTAAAATTTATAAAACAGATGCTTTCGATATTTCGGTAAGAAACGAAAGGGTGGCAGACAATAGAAACCCATATAGGAATAATGATATTCATATCAAATCCAATCTCAGCAGGAATAATATCTACCCAGACCAAGGGAGTTTCCTAGTGGTTACGGCACATAGTAGAAATGTAAACAGCCTGAATAATATTCAGGAGGTACAAGTTCCTAAAATGCAAGGGATAGCCACTCATCAGGTAAGTGGCATCAATAATGAAGTACACGAGAGTGATGAGGATTACTATACAAAAATCGCAGTGTATTATGTTTTTCCACAACATAGTGGGAATTTCCATATTCCTCCCGTAACAGCAAAAGTAGCCCAAGGAGGAAATGTTTCTAAAGTAAAATCTAATCCTGTAGATTTACATGTGAAACCTCTCCCTGAAGTTACCGTACCAGGTTTTTCCAATGCTGTAGGGCAATATAAGTTAGAAATGGGACTCAAATCCCAAAAAGATATAGAACTAGACAAACCTATAAATGTTGTGGTGAAGCTTTCAGGAGTCGGCAACCTTAGAGATGTAAAGTTGCCTTCATTCACCAATGAGACAGATTTCCAAACTTATAAGCCTAAAATAAGCTATCATCTTAAACCTACCAAAAATGGTTACAAAGGTGAAGTACTTGCTGAATATGTAATTGTCCCTAAAAAGCAGGGGAATATATCATTATCTTTGCAAGACTTTTCTTATTTTGACCCGGTTAGTAAAGATTATGTTGCTTTAAAAACTCAAGATATTTCTTTATTGGTACAGCCAAAATCTGAAGGGGATAGTGGAAAAACTGCAGTTGAAAAAGTAGTAAATAACACTGCAGATGTTTTAAATAAAAAAATTAATTTACCCGTGATAGCTCAGATAGATGCTCAGAATAATCTTGCCAGCCCTCAAAGTGATTCGGTTCCTATATGGTTGTTGATATTAGCTTTTATATTTATAGCCGTGTTTATTTATTTCGTGTCAAAAACAGTAAACTCTAATAAGGCGAAGACTCCACAAGGTAGGCATTACTCTCCTCACTTTAAGCATGAAGAAACTGTAGAAACCGTTTCAGAAACCGAAGAAAAGATAAAAGAGGAGCAAGCTTTTGACATGAAGATTAACCTTGATTATTTAGGGAAATTGGCTCATGAAGCACAGTATGATGAATTTTTTGTTGCTTATGAGGAGTTGAACCAAGAGTTGGAAAAACACCTACAGCAAAAATATTCTAAAAATTTATCAAATTATATTGAAGAGAATTTTGATTATATCTTTAATCAAAACTTTAAAAACATAAAAAATAAATATCAAATTCTTAAATTTTCTCCTTTTAAAGAAGAAGATACACTTTTGGACTTTTACCAGGAAATAATTTTGTTGTATCCTAAAATTGTAGAATAA
- a CDS encoding MarC family protein: MLENFSLKETLTCFMVLFAVIDVVGSIPIFVNLKKRFGEIESEKTTLVAGGIMIAFLFIGDKMLKLIGVDVNSFAIAGAFVIFVIAIEMILGIEINKPGSVNSASIVPIAFPLIAGAGCLTTVLSLKSSYHNENIVLGIILNIIVVYFVLKSASWLERKLGENTLHVLQKVFGIVLLAISIKLFTINFAELIKVYFQF; the protein is encoded by the coding sequence ATGCTAGAAAACTTCTCTTTAAAGGAAACCTTGACATGCTTTATGGTGTTATTTGCAGTAATAGACGTTGTAGGTTCTATTCCTATTTTTGTGAATCTTAAGAAAAGATTTGGAGAAATAGAATCTGAAAAAACAACGCTAGTTGCGGGTGGGATTATGATTGCCTTTTTATTTATAGGTGATAAAATGCTGAAATTGATTGGCGTGGATGTTAATTCCTTTGCAATAGCAGGAGCTTTTGTCATCTTTGTTATTGCTATTGAGATGATTTTAGGAATAGAAATCAATAAGCCGGGTTCGGTTAATTCAGCTTCTATTGTTCCCATAGCCTTTCCTTTGATTGCTGGTGCTGGATGTCTTACCACCGTACTATCATTAAAATCTAGCTACCATAACGAAAATATTGTCTTGGGAATTATCTTGAATATCATCGTGGTGTACTTTGTATTGAAGTCTGCCAGTTGGTTGGAAAGAAAATTAGGAGAAAATACACTACATGTTCTGCAAAAAGTTTTCGGAATAGTGCTTTTAGCTATTTCTATTAAATTATTCACCATTAACTTTGCAGAGCTGATTAAGGTATATTTTCAGTTTTAA
- a CDS encoding chorismate-binding protein: protein MQKIIFKLPYQEEFFTLETSPLSSEIQFHSFDNSQEIQLKGNIVSISAAEIKNLPLLQTDKFSCYNGNTISKEEYLQQLSKTIEAIHQYQLPKLVLSRQKWLAENQLHLGETFLRLAQDYANAFVYLMISDQTAWIGATPEILGKYNTESETFTTMSLAGTLPLDEEWTHKEIEEQKPVSQYISSILKKYNDVQVSDIYDHISGNIKHLRNDFTTHITLQELATVIADLHPTPAVCGVPKELCQKLIQQIEQHDRKYYSGYIRLAMGSDIYYFVNLRCAEIFSNGILLYAGGGITAESNPEKEWTETELKSDAIRSRLCLLS, encoded by the coding sequence ATGCAAAAAATAATTTTTAAACTCCCTTATCAAGAGGAGTTTTTTACTTTAGAAACTTCACCGTTGTCTTCGGAAATACAATTTCATTCTTTTGACAATAGCCAGGAAATACAACTAAAAGGAAATATTGTTAGCATCTCGGCAGCAGAAATTAAGAATTTGCCTCTCTTGCAAACAGATAAATTTTCTTGCTACAATGGGAATACAATCTCTAAAGAGGAATATCTTCAACAACTCTCCAAAACCATAGAAGCTATTCACCAATACCAACTTCCTAAACTTGTTTTATCCCGCCAAAAATGGTTAGCCGAAAACCAACTTCATCTTGGTGAGACTTTTCTTCGTTTAGCCCAAGACTATGCCAATGCTTTTGTCTATCTTATGATCTCTGACCAAACTGCTTGGATAGGAGCGACTCCTGAAATACTAGGAAAATACAATACAGAAAGTGAAACCTTCACGACCATGAGCCTTGCTGGGACCCTTCCTCTTGATGAAGAGTGGACTCATAAAGAGATAGAAGAACAAAAACCTGTAAGTCAATATATCTCTTCTATCTTAAAAAAATATAACGACGTACAGGTTTCCGATATTTACGACCATATTTCAGGCAATATAAAACATTTAAGAAACGATTTCACCACTCATATTACACTACAAGAATTAGCAACTGTTATTGCAGACTTACACCCCACTCCTGCAGTTTGTGGTGTCCCTAAAGAGCTTTGTCAGAAACTCATTCAACAAATTGAGCAACATGACAGAAAATATTACTCAGGGTATATTCGTCTGGCAATGGGTTCTGATATCTATTATTTTGTTAATCTAAGGTGCGCTGAAATTTTCAGTAACGGCATCCTCCTATATGCTGGAGGGGGTATCACCGCGGAGAGCAACCCAGAAAAAGAATGGACAGAAACCGAACTAAAAAGTGATGCTATTAGAAGTAGACTATGCCTTCTTAGCTAG
- a CDS encoding PaaI family thioesterase translates to MNKEERLQKLNDWCKNTLLETLEIKFTDIGEDFLVATMPVTPRVHQPIGMLHGGASVALAESLGSTLSNIVLDQTKNAAVGTNINSNHLKSKREGMVTGTARLLRKGRTQHFTEIEIRDEKGDLICHTTMTNVVINVR, encoded by the coding sequence ATGAATAAAGAGGAACGCCTACAAAAATTAAACGATTGGTGTAAAAATACACTTCTGGAAACTTTAGAGATTAAATTTACCGACATAGGAGAAGATTTTCTGGTAGCCACTATGCCTGTTACACCAAGAGTACACCAGCCGATAGGCATGCTTCATGGCGGAGCAAGTGTTGCTTTGGCAGAGAGTTTAGGATCTACCCTATCCAACATTGTCTTAGACCAAACCAAAAATGCCGCTGTTGGAACCAATATCAATAGCAATCACCTAAAATCTAAAAGAGAAGGCATGGTTACAGGGACGGCTAGGTTGTTAAGAAAAGGAAGAACCCAACATTTTACAGAAATAGAAATTAGAGACGAAAAAGGAGACCTTATTTGCCATACTACCATGACAAATGTCGTCATTAATGTAAGATAG
- a CDS encoding 1-acyl-sn-glycerol-3-phosphate acyltransferase — protein MKKVFGSLLLKILGWKIQLDGDVNNLDRCVLVVAPHTSNWDYILGIATYWTLGKKLKVIIKDQHTKAFYGGIVKNIGAIGIDRSKKNDLVHIVAEEFKKEDFSLVITPEGSRSYAKKWRLGFYHMAKTAQVPIVLASGDFKEKKVKIGYKIPLEDIENKPLEEILDTIQDYFKDIHAKYPENFNPKIY, from the coding sequence ATGAAAAAAGTATTCGGCAGCTTGCTTCTCAAAATATTAGGATGGAAAATTCAATTGGATGGTGATGTAAACAACCTAGATCGCTGTGTTCTCGTTGTAGCCCCCCATACTTCTAACTGGGATTATATACTAGGAATAGCAACCTATTGGACTTTAGGAAAAAAACTAAAAGTAATCATCAAAGATCAACATACCAAAGCTTTTTATGGTGGTATTGTAAAAAATATTGGGGCGATAGGCATAGACCGATCTAAAAAAAATGATTTGGTACACATCGTTGCTGAGGAATTTAAAAAAGAAGATTTTAGTTTGGTTATCACCCCTGAAGGCTCCCGCTCTTATGCTAAAAAATGGAGACTTGGCTTTTATCATATGGCAAAAACTGCTCAGGTTCCTATTGTCTTAGCTTCTGGAGATTTTAAAGAAAAGAAAGTAAAAATTGGATATAAAATCCCTTTGGAGGATATTGAAAACAAGCCTTTAGAAGAAATATTAGACACTATACAAGACTACTTTAAAGATATTCACGCCAAATATCCTGAAAACTTCAATCCAAAAATCTACTAA